TGGGCGATACGCTTGAACTAGAAGGACTTAATTTTACTGACCCCACAAAACAAGACTCCTATGGGTCTTACGATATTATAAAAGTAGTACACCGTTTTGACCATAGCGGACATTACACTAATTCTTTTGAGGGCGTACCTCAAGGTACAGAGCACCTACCCTACTCTAACAGTTTTGTAGCACCAAGGGCGGCCGATCAACGCGGACTTGTACTGGACAATGCCGATCCGGATGGTTTAGGAAGAATTAAAGTACAGTTCCCTTGGCAGAAACCTATGGGTACCAGTACGCCATGGATAAAAGTTCCTACCCCATATAGTGGCAGCGGAAAAGGCTTTTATTTTATCCCGGAAAAGGAAGAAGAAGTATTGGTTAGTTTTGAGGCCGGAAACCCGGAAAAACCGTATGTCTCCAGTGCCGGATACAATGTTAACGCCAAGAGCGATTTTTATGACCCGGATAACAACATAAAGGCCATTAAAACCCGTAGTGGGCATTTGATCGAGCTGAACGATACGGATGGTGAAGAAAGTATTACGATAACGGATAAAAACAGCAACAAGATTTTTCTGAATACTAAAGATAGCAGTATCAGTATAAGTGCTCCTGGTAATCTTTCGTTAACTGCAGATACTATAGATATTAAGGCTAAAAATGCGCTGACGATGAAATCGGAAGAATCGACCATCGCCATCGGAGCCAAAGAAGCTATTGGTATGCATAGTACTGAAGCTACCGTTCAAATTAGTGGTAAAGAAAATGTTGACATACGAAGTAATGAAGCCGAAGTTAAGATAAAAGCAAAAACGACTACCAATATTGTTGGAAACGACAAAGTGGATATCCTTTCTGGAAACGAACTCGCCATGCACGGCAAATCAACTAGCAAGCTTAGCGGTGGTGAAGTTCATGTAAACAAAGGTTAAGATGGAGGCAGAACTGCAGATAAAACCTTATGCCCTACAGCATAAAAACTACCGCCATACATCAAAATCTATTGTAGCCACAAAGGACATGATGATGAAAAACTCATCTGAAACCGTTTTACAAAAAACCTATGTGCAGCCCAATATTTCAGGCAAGGGCCACATTTTTGATGTGAAAACAATTTCCGAAACTTATGGTAAGGGCGGTGCCACGGAAAAACTAAACAAAGAAATGAATACCCTGCTACACGATATCTCCGTAGGTACCGATGAAAAGGGAAATTTCAAAAAAATATACAACAAGCCAACGGTAATCGAAAAATGGACCAAGGTTCGTAAACAATGGAAAAAAGAAGCCAACAAAGATACTCGTGAGCAAATCAACAAAACCATCGCCATTGTAGAGGACAACCTAGCCAATGGTAGTTTTGAAAAAGAGGTTGCCAATTCCGGCGCTCTATACTTTTTATTTCCAGGTCTACATGGTACCTATAGCGCTACTTCTGAAACCATCGTAAAGCGGCAGCTCGCCAAGTTTTTGGTCACCCAGCCCCTACCCTTAAAAATCGAATACAAGCTCAAATCGCCGGGGAATGCCAAAGCCCCTTTGGTCATTGAAGGTATTGGCACTGTTGACGAGGATAAACTAGATGCCAAGGAACTGACCAAGTTCATACGTACCCTTAAGGACAAAATAAATATGAAAGTTGAGCTTCAGGTGGACTATAAAGAACGTTTGGAGTTTGACCGTGAGCATTGGCTAGTTAAGGGAACACAACAAGTAAAAGTTAAGATTCCAGGTTTTTATATGACCGAGAGCAAACAAGAAATTACCGAACTAGAAAACAAAACACATGGCGAATAAAAAATATGTACCGCAAGGCACCTATTTAGCCTGTGATAAGGGCACTGTGCCCATGGAGTTCATGATTACGAACAACAATAATTCGTTCTTGTTTGACGAGCCCGTAGCCAACACGGGTGATATGGTGCCTATGGTGAACGTACAACCCATGGGTGTTTGTACGGTAACCAGCAGCGCCTGTGTACCCGCCCCGATTATGTGGGACGGCTTCGAGGATGGAATTTTCGTAGGCTTTTTTAATCCCTTATTAGAAGACTCGGTATTACCTTGTGGTGTTGGTGGTAAAATAGAAATCTTTTACTCCCTCGAAGATGCTACGGCTGCCTGTGCCGAGGAAGAATCCAGTTTTTGGGAAACCTTAGGAAAAGTGGTCTTGGTAGTGGCTGCCGTTGCTTTAATAGTGGTTACCGGTGGTGCGGCACTTGCTGCCATAGCTGCTATAGGAGCGGCCTCTGGTGCCTTAGCAACAGGAATTGCAGTTACTGTTGCCGCCTTGGAAGTTGCGGGTTGTTTGTTGACCGTTAAAGCCCTTTATGACTACTCACAGGATGGGGACGAAGAAGCCTTGTTTAAGGAAGTTGCGCTTGGTTTTTTGTTTTTGGGGGCTGGGAAGGTCGTCGAAAAAGTTGGAGGTAGAGTCCTGAGACATTTTGCAAAAGGCACAGATGAAGTATTGGAAGCTGGTGGTAAAGGCGCAGATGATGTTGTGAAGCAACTAGATGAAGTTGCAGACCCTCCAGGAACCTTTAGGGATAAAAATGGGAAGCTAAGGAATAAAGATGGTACTTTTGCAAAAGATCCTAAGGCGAAGGGGAAAAATTCAAACGCATATAAAAGAAGTGCGGCAGAACGAAGGAAAACTTTATTGCGAGATGCCAAAGACCCCAATAGTGGACTTTCCGATAGGGCAAGAAAACAA
This genomic interval from Zobellia roscoffensis contains the following:
- a CDS encoding DUF4280 domain-containing protein; its protein translation is MANKKYVPQGTYLACDKGTVPMEFMITNNNNSFLFDEPVANTGDMVPMVNVQPMGVCTVTSSACVPAPIMWDGFEDGIFVGFFNPLLEDSVLPCGVGGKIEIFYSLEDATAACAEEESSFWETLGKVVLVVAAVALIVVTGGAALAAIAAIGAASGALATGIAVTVAALEVAGCLLTVKALYDYSQDGDEEALFKEVALGFLFLGAGKVVEKVGGRVLRHFAKGTDEVLEAGGKGADDVVKQLDEVADPPGTFRDKNGKLRNKDGTFAKDPKAKGKNSNAYKRSAAERRKTLLRDAKDPNSGLSDRARKQILDSDGKKVPKGHEVSHEKPLYTRTTNKGKAKLDKADNMKTQQKSVHRKRHKVCGDQYHDFGPANKPYNPKP
- a CDS encoding type VI secretion system Vgr family protein produces the protein MSKIVEIKLILNGNTFLPNSGYSVSVEQAIGGHSAFRVSFPAHATETYAGPLMKNALGFIGKKMSIGLNGSKMEFTGIITNVDLQKGAGAAGTLVISGHGPAVLLANSVQCFSYEEGTSLSQVVEDTLKGHSTDILKKSIGTGTDVTLPYTVQYNESDLSFLQRLCSRYGVWLYHNGLDFCIGRAGSTTLNGVYGKDVLSFNLSTSLREQVFDIKGHDWVNDTLLEATSSSHVANSSHPYLAPVKGESDAVFNKKGSYDYTVGQHEYSAQAGLDTATKVNTFGRASGMVTASGTSELVAMRVGDTLELEGLNFTDPTKQDSYGSYDIIKVVHRFDHSGHYTNSFEGVPQGTEHLPYSNSFVAPRAADQRGLVLDNADPDGLGRIKVQFPWQKPMGTSTPWIKVPTPYSGSGKGFYFIPEKEEEVLVSFEAGNPEKPYVSSAGYNVNAKSDFYDPDNNIKAIKTRSGHLIELNDTDGEESITITDKNSNKIFLNTKDSSISISAPGNLSLTADTIDIKAKNALTMKSEESTIAIGAKEAIGMHSTEATVQISGKENVDIRSNEAEVKIKAKTTTNIVGNDKVDILSGNELAMHGKSTSKLSGGEVHVNKG